The proteins below are encoded in one region of Paeniglutamicibacter cryotolerans:
- a CDS encoding type II secretion system F family protein has translation MSLLLGLGLGMGLFLVWESCWSRPAIDRRPRQGRLELLLVHAGMEKISRGGFVYATATSAVLAGLLVLILTGAPLIAATFALFGALLPLTVIRWRARKRTADLREQWPDVVDHLRSAIRAGLSLPEALVQLGQLGPESLRPAFVEFALDYRATARFEESVERLRLRLADPVSDKIIAALLITREVGGSDLGEMLGTLSSFLRDSARTRGELEARQSWTVSAARLAIAAPWVILLLLASQPAAVRAYSSVAGSLVLLSGLAISVICYRAMLSIGTLPTEERVIR, from the coding sequence GTGAGTCTGCTGCTGGGTCTGGGCCTCGGGATGGGACTGTTTCTGGTGTGGGAGTCCTGTTGGAGCCGGCCGGCCATCGACCGACGTCCGCGGCAGGGACGCCTGGAACTGCTGCTGGTGCACGCCGGCATGGAGAAGATCAGCCGCGGAGGCTTCGTCTATGCCACAGCGACAAGCGCGGTGCTGGCAGGGCTGTTGGTCCTGATCCTGACCGGGGCACCGCTGATCGCGGCGACGTTTGCACTGTTTGGTGCACTGCTCCCGCTCACGGTCATCCGATGGCGGGCGAGGAAACGAACAGCGGATCTTCGCGAGCAATGGCCCGATGTGGTCGATCACCTGCGCTCGGCGATCAGGGCGGGTCTCTCGCTGCCAGAAGCGCTCGTCCAACTCGGACAACTCGGCCCCGAGTCGTTGCGTCCGGCATTTGTAGAATTCGCCCTTGACTACCGTGCCACAGCTCGATTCGAGGAATCCGTCGAACGACTGAGATTACGCCTGGCCGACCCGGTATCGGACAAGATCATCGCCGCACTGCTCATCACTCGGGAGGTCGGCGGTTCGGACTTGGGTGAAATGCTCGGGACGCTCTCCTCATTCTTGCGCGACAGTGCCCGCACCCGCGGTGAACTCGAGGCCCGCCAGTCATGGACGGTCAGTGCAGCCCGGCTGGCAATCGCCGCGCCATGGGTCATCCTGTTGTTGCTGGCAAGCCAACCGGCAGCGGTGCGGGCCTACTCGTCTGTCGCCGGATCGCTAGTGCTGCTCTCCGGCTTGGCCATCTCCGTGATCTGCTATCGCGCCATGCTCAGCATCGGAACCCTGCCGACCGAAGAACGAGTCATTCGGTGA
- a CDS encoding type II secretion system F family protein, whose translation MRRVSFSERMAPYLRSGRVDSRLLNEPLSAQTPFGPLGRILAPVLGDVVKRINRYNPTSESLARRLRRAGLELSASDFRARQLIWAAVSAFCCSVLIGLGIAAGNFNPTLAVVLLIGSCLGGYLLRDWWLGEQITRRSRRILAQFPTIAELMALAVGAGESTLGAVERVCRISRGDLRDEFAATLADVRSGRSLVAAMQGMSDRVRLTAMTRFVDAIVVATERGTPIAAVMRAQAQDVRDTAKRELMETAGRKEISMMVPVVFGILPLTIVFAVFPGISLIDMNY comes from the coding sequence ATGCGCAGAGTGTCCTTTTCCGAGCGCATGGCTCCATATCTGCGCAGCGGACGCGTCGACTCCCGGTTGCTGAACGAACCACTGTCCGCCCAGACGCCGTTCGGACCCTTGGGTCGCATCCTGGCGCCTGTGCTCGGCGACGTGGTCAAACGGATCAACAGGTACAACCCGACCAGTGAGTCTCTTGCCCGCCGCCTCCGGCGCGCCGGGCTTGAGCTGAGCGCCTCCGATTTCCGGGCCAGGCAGCTGATCTGGGCCGCGGTTTCCGCGTTTTGCTGTTCGGTGCTCATTGGCCTCGGCATCGCTGCGGGCAACTTCAACCCGACCCTAGCCGTCGTCCTTTTGATCGGTTCATGTTTGGGCGGATATCTGCTGCGCGACTGGTGGCTGGGGGAGCAGATCACCCGGCGCTCCCGGCGCATCCTTGCCCAATTCCCCACGATCGCAGAACTCATGGCGCTGGCCGTCGGTGCGGGGGAGAGCACGCTAGGCGCGGTGGAGCGCGTTTGCCGGATCTCCAGAGGGGATCTGCGCGATGAATTCGCTGCAACCTTGGCCGATGTACGTTCGGGGAGATCGCTGGTTGCCGCGATGCAGGGCATGTCCGACAGAGTCCGGTTGACCGCCATGACCCGCTTCGTCGACGCAATTGTCGTGGCCACTGAGCGGGGAACCCCGATCGCAGCAGTCATGCGTGCCCAAGCACAGGACGTGCGCGATACGGCCAAGCGGGAACTGATGGAGACAGCCGGGCGGAAGGAGATTTCGATGATGGTTCCGGTGGTGTTCGGGATCCTGCCACTAACCATCGTTTTTGCGGTTTTCCCGGGAATTTCGCTGATCGACATGAACTACTAG
- a CDS encoding TadE family protein, whose amino-acid sequence MGQQAPPGRRGGTRRGDIEQGSAIAEFVMVSGLLLAVFASVLQLTLVLHVRNTLLDAAATGARYGTLADRGPGDGAQLTRELVSSALSPRFASDVRAVSREIGGRQGLEISINTGLPLVGFFALGAELRVTGEAVRYGGG is encoded by the coding sequence ATGGGTCAACAGGCACCGCCTGGTCGGAGGGGCGGTACCAGACGCGGAGACATCGAACAGGGTTCGGCCATCGCGGAGTTCGTGATGGTTTCAGGGCTGTTGCTTGCCGTCTTCGCCTCGGTGCTGCAGCTGACCCTGGTGCTGCATGTGCGCAATACGTTGCTCGACGCGGCTGCTACCGGCGCCCGCTACGGGACGCTGGCCGACCGCGGCCCCGGTGACGGGGCCCAACTGACCCGGGAGTTGGTCTCCAGCGCGCTCAGTCCCCGCTTTGCGTCAGATGTGCGGGCGGTCAGCCGCGAGATCGGCGGGCGGCAGGGGCTGGAAATATCCATCAATACCGGACTTCCACTCGTCGGTTTTTTCGCCCTGGGAGCCGAATTGCGCGTCACTGGAGAGGCAGTGCGCTATGGCGGAGGATGA
- the prfB gene encoding peptide chain release factor 2 — MASTDFPAEIRSLRNTFQTIEKVSDVERIRADIEMLSEEAGVPDLWDNPAAAQVVTSKLSHRQSELERLESIGSRIEDLEVLVELAADEGDADSLAEAEKELVSVRKALADLEVVTLLSGEYDSREAVVTIRSGAGGVDAADFAEMLLRMYLRWAEKRGYPTRVMDTSYAEEAGLKSATFEVNAPYAFGTLSVEAGTHRLVRISPFDNQGRRQTSFAAVEVIPLIEQNDSVEIPENEIKVDVFRSSGPGGQSVNTTDSAVRMTHIPTGIVVSMQNEKSQIQNRAAALRVLQSRLLLVRKEEQDAKKKALAGDVKASWGDQMRSYVLNPYQMVKDLRTEHEVGNTSAVLDGEIDDFINAGIRWRAEGRRA, encoded by the coding sequence ATGGCTTCTACTGACTTTCCCGCCGAAATCCGTTCGCTCCGTAACACCTTCCAGACCATCGAGAAGGTCTCCGACGTGGAGCGCATCCGCGCCGACATTGAAATGCTGTCCGAGGAGGCCGGCGTCCCCGACCTCTGGGACAACCCCGCCGCGGCACAGGTTGTCACCTCGAAACTCTCGCATCGGCAGTCCGAGCTCGAAAGACTGGAATCCATCGGTTCGCGCATCGAAGACCTCGAGGTGCTGGTGGAGCTGGCCGCCGATGAGGGCGACGCCGATTCTCTGGCGGAGGCGGAAAAGGAGCTCGTCTCCGTCCGCAAGGCGCTCGCCGACTTGGAAGTCGTCACTCTGCTCTCGGGCGAATACGATTCCCGCGAGGCCGTGGTGACCATTCGTTCCGGTGCCGGCGGCGTCGATGCGGCGGACTTTGCCGAAATGCTGTTGCGCATGTACCTGCGCTGGGCCGAAAAGCGCGGTTACCCCACCAGGGTCATGGACACCTCCTATGCCGAAGAAGCCGGGCTGAAGTCCGCCACGTTCGAGGTCAACGCGCCCTACGCATTTGGCACCCTATCCGTCGAGGCGGGCACCCACCGGCTCGTGCGGATCAGCCCGTTCGACAACCAGGGCCGCCGCCAGACCTCGTTCGCCGCTGTCGAGGTCATCCCACTGATTGAACAGAACGACTCGGTGGAGATCCCCGAAAACGAGATCAAGGTCGATGTCTTCCGTTCCTCGGGCCCCGGGGGCCAGTCGGTGAACACCACCGACTCCGCCGTGCGCATGACTCACATCCCCACGGGCATCGTGGTCTCGATGCAGAACGAGAAGTCGCAGATTCAGAACCGTGCCGCCGCACTGCGTGTGCTGCAGTCCCGCCTGCTGCTGGTCCGCAAGGAGGAGCAAGACGCGAAGAAGAAGGCACTCGCAGGTGACGTGAAGGCGTCGTGGGGCGATCAGATGCGCTCCTACGTGCTGAATCCATACCAGATGGTCAAGGACCTGCGCACCGAACACGAGGTCGGAAACACGTCGGCCGTGCTCGACGGTGAAATTGACGACTTCATCAACGCCGGCATCCGCTGGCGCGCCGAGGGCCGCCGGGCCTAA
- the ftsE gene encoding cell division ATP-binding protein FtsE, whose product MIRFEHVTKVYDAKTRPGLDDIDIEINRGDFAFLVGASGSGKSTFLRLVLREITATNGSVHVAGQNVARIPSWRVPKLRRGLGVVFQDFRLLPNKNVFENVAFALQVIGTNRSVIREQVPETLRLVGLEGKGKRMPHELSGGEQQRVGIARAIVNKPAILLADEPTGNLDPATSVEIMNVLDRINQNGTTVLMATHDNDIVNTMRRRVIELSAGKIVRDEVAGEYTTMIPIINQDGSRQLRKANPKDQAIAPFDPEDEAL is encoded by the coding sequence ATGATTAGATTCGAGCACGTCACCAAGGTCTACGATGCGAAGACCCGTCCCGGTCTCGATGACATCGACATCGAGATCAACCGCGGCGACTTCGCCTTCCTTGTCGGGGCCTCCGGCTCCGGAAAGTCCACCTTCTTGCGTCTGGTCCTGCGTGAAATCACCGCGACCAACGGATCCGTCCACGTCGCGGGTCAGAATGTCGCCCGGATTCCATCTTGGCGTGTGCCCAAGCTGCGCCGCGGCCTCGGTGTGGTTTTTCAGGACTTCCGACTGCTGCCCAACAAGAACGTTTTCGAGAATGTCGCCTTCGCGCTGCAGGTCATCGGTACCAACCGCAGCGTGATCCGCGAGCAGGTCCCGGAGACCCTCAGGCTGGTCGGTCTCGAGGGCAAGGGCAAGCGGATGCCCCACGAGCTTTCCGGCGGAGAGCAGCAGCGCGTGGGCATTGCCCGGGCCATCGTGAACAAGCCAGCCATCCTGCTGGCCGATGAGCCCACCGGCAACCTGGACCCCGCCACGAGCGTCGAGATCATGAACGTGTTGGACAGGATCAATCAGAACGGCACCACGGTCCTCATGGCCACGCACGACAACGACATCGTGAACACCATGCGCCGCCGGGTCATTGAACTCTCCGCCGGAAAAATCGTGCGTGACGAGGTCGCCGGCGAATACACCACGATGATTCCGATCATCAACCAGGACGGCAGCCGTCAATTGCGCAAGGCAAACCCCAAGGACCAGGCAATCGCCCCCTTCGATCCGGAAGATGAAGCACTGTGA
- the ftsX gene encoding permease-like cell division protein FtsX gives MRLGFILREVGSGLRRNLSMVISVVLVTFVSLTFVGAAGLLQLQITQMKGFWYDKVQVAVFLCDENSASVTCADGKVTDTQRGEIKSALDSDVLKPYVDTYDYESKDQALAHFREQFQNSPIVDSVTADQLPESFRVSLLDPEKYGVVNEVFSSMKGVDVVVDQRELLETVFSMINIASYVALGIAGVMIVCAVLLIATTIRLSAYSRRLETGIMRLVGASKTAIQLPFVLEGVIAGLIGAVLASGVLWAMTEFLIDGKLAKDYPDTAFISTGEIFLIAPGLLLLGAVLAGVSSIVTLRRYLKV, from the coding sequence GTGAGGCTTGGATTCATCCTGCGCGAGGTCGGCTCCGGCCTTCGCCGTAACCTTTCCATGGTCATCTCCGTGGTGCTCGTGACCTTCGTTTCGCTGACGTTCGTCGGTGCGGCGGGCCTGCTCCAATTGCAGATCACGCAGATGAAGGGCTTTTGGTATGACAAGGTTCAGGTGGCAGTGTTCCTGTGTGACGAGAACTCCGCGTCGGTGACCTGTGCCGACGGCAAGGTCACCGACACCCAGCGCGGGGAGATCAAATCGGCCTTGGACTCGGATGTACTCAAGCCGTATGTGGATACCTACGACTACGAGTCGAAGGATCAAGCGTTGGCGCACTTCCGCGAGCAGTTCCAGAACTCGCCGATCGTCGACAGTGTGACGGCCGACCAGCTGCCCGAGTCCTTCCGCGTCTCGCTGCTGGACCCGGAAAAGTACGGCGTGGTCAACGAGGTCTTCTCGTCGATGAAGGGCGTTGACGTGGTTGTCGACCAGCGTGAATTGCTGGAAACAGTCTTCTCGATGATTAATATCGCCTCCTATGTGGCATTGGGCATCGCCGGGGTGATGATTGTGTGCGCTGTGCTGCTGATCGCCACCACAATCCGGTTGTCCGCGTATAGCAGGCGCTTGGAAACGGGCATCATGCGCCTTGTTGGCGCGTCTAAGACTGCCATCCAACTACCGTTCGTGCTTGAGGGCGTCATCGCCGGTTTGATCGGCGCTGTGCTGGCGTCGGGCGTCTTATGGGCGATGACGGAATTTCTCATCGACGGCAAATTGGCCAAGGACTATCCCGACACGGCGTTCATTTCCACCGGTGAGATTTTCCTGATCGCACCCGGGTTGTTGCTGCTGGGAGCGGTATTGGCTGGTGTATCGTCGATCGTGACCTTACGGCGTTACTTGAAGGTTTAG
- a CDS encoding M23 family metallopeptidase — MAAALVMSMASGAAADELDDRKTAIEKNLETFEEDLDFLDDDIVQTGAKLQEFQAQLPAAQKALAEAQGRVQRASDEVTDLGRRLQGAKDSRDGILLQMAKDKVAADESRKIIGQIATQAYKQGGLSSNLSLILGAGADGNLATGMDLADQAMRSQNAVLGKLSQKGATDANSQLRLGAVEEDISGLKGMADAALAREQVERDDAEAKKTAVDGLISQTESLSAKLLAERPRIQQKLDAQQADYDKVNLDIKKRQDRLIAEAAAKKLREEAAEAKRVAAAKIAWERAQAKKAAEAKRIADAANRKKAPSEKKVASTYKKPTYVPPVPVAKPERSSWGLIKPVAGGRQTSSYGWRPTPAGTIDYGGRGGYVHAGVDWGFGGVCGAPVMAAADGEVWVAGFSGTSGNKVTISHGVVRGKALATNYHHMRSITVSVGQHVRQGQIIGYVGTTGNSTGCHMHFETVVNGSTVNPLGLL, encoded by the coding sequence ATGGCTGCAGCCTTGGTCATGTCCATGGCATCGGGCGCAGCCGCGGACGAACTCGATGACCGCAAGACGGCCATTGAGAAGAACCTCGAGACCTTCGAAGAGGACCTGGACTTCCTGGACGACGACATCGTCCAGACCGGAGCCAAGCTACAGGAATTCCAGGCCCAGCTGCCCGCTGCCCAGAAGGCCCTGGCCGAGGCCCAGGGGCGCGTCCAGCGTGCCTCCGACGAGGTAACCGATCTCGGGCGCCGGCTCCAGGGTGCCAAGGACTCCCGCGATGGGATCCTGCTTCAGATGGCCAAGGACAAGGTCGCCGCCGATGAGTCCCGCAAGATTATCGGTCAGATTGCCACCCAGGCATACAAACAGGGCGGCTTGTCGAGCAACCTGAGCTTGATCCTGGGCGCCGGCGCCGACGGAAACTTGGCCACCGGCATGGATCTGGCAGACCAGGCCATGCGTAGCCAGAACGCCGTCTTGGGCAAGCTCTCGCAAAAGGGAGCCACCGACGCGAACTCGCAGCTACGTCTCGGGGCCGTCGAGGAGGATATCTCCGGACTCAAGGGAATGGCTGATGCCGCCTTGGCGCGCGAGCAGGTCGAGCGTGACGATGCCGAAGCCAAGAAGACGGCCGTCGACGGACTGATCTCCCAAACCGAGTCGCTTAGCGCCAAGTTGCTGGCGGAACGGCCGCGGATCCAGCAAAAACTCGATGCCCAGCAGGCCGATTACGACAAGGTCAATCTGGACATCAAGAAGCGCCAGGACAGGCTGATTGCCGAAGCCGCCGCCAAGAAGCTGCGAGAAGAAGCTGCGGAAGCCAAGCGCGTGGCAGCTGCCAAGATCGCATGGGAGCGTGCCCAAGCGAAGAAGGCCGCCGAAGCAAAGCGGATTGCCGATGCGGCGAACCGGAAGAAGGCCCCCTCCGAGAAAAAGGTCGCCAGCACATACAAGAAGCCTACTTATGTGCCGCCGGTGCCAGTGGCTAAGCCCGAGCGTAGTTCGTGGGGCCTGATCAAGCCCGTCGCCGGTGGGCGCCAGACTTCGAGCTACGGATGGCGTCCGACGCCTGCCGGCACCATCGACTACGGTGGGCGCGGTGGCTACGTGCACGCAGGTGTCGACTGGGGCTTCGGCGGCGTGTGCGGTGCCCCGGTCATGGCTGCAGCCGACGGCGAGGTCTGGGTTGCCGGGTTCAGCGGAACCTCGGGCAATAAGGTCACCATCAGCCATGGCGTGGTGCGGGGCAAGGCCCTGGCTACGAACTACCACCACATGCGAAGCATCACGGTGTCAGTCGGCCAGCATGTCCGCCAAGGCCAGATCATCGGATATGTCGGTACCACCGGAAACTCCACCGGCTGCCACATGCACTTTGAGACAGTGGTCAATGGGTCGACGGTAAATCCGCTGGGCCTGCTGTAG
- the smpB gene encoding SsrA-binding protein SmpB gives MAKDKDTGEKVVATNRKARHDYEILDTYEAGMVLSGTEVKSLREGKASLVDGFAIFYRDELYLENVYIPEYLNGSWTNHAARRRRKLLLHRQELTKISRKIMESGFSIVPLRLYFKGGRAKVEIGIGRGKKDYDKRQSLREQQDNREALRVMRDRNRGVRD, from the coding sequence ATGGCCAAGGACAAAGACACCGGCGAAAAAGTGGTTGCCACCAACCGCAAGGCTCGGCATGACTATGAAATCCTCGACACTTACGAGGCCGGCATGGTGCTCAGCGGTACCGAGGTGAAGTCATTGCGCGAGGGCAAAGCCTCGTTGGTGGACGGTTTCGCTATCTTCTACCGTGACGAGCTCTACCTGGAAAACGTCTACATTCCCGAATACCTGAACGGCTCCTGGACGAACCATGCGGCCCGGCGCCGGCGCAAGCTGTTGCTGCATCGTCAGGAACTCACGAAGATTTCACGCAAGATCATGGAATCCGGCTTCAGCATCGTACCGCTGCGTCTGTACTTCAAGGGCGGACGGGCCAAGGTCGAGATCGGCATTGGCCGGGGCAAGAAGGACTACGACAAGCGCCAGTCGTTGCGCGAGCAGCAGGATAACCGCGAGGCATTGCGGGTGATGCGCGACCGCAACCGCGGAGTGCGCGACTAA
- a CDS encoding YrdB family protein, with amino-acid sequence MKKKLRGKTQGMKQAVGSRPEAAKIKPGVPVSSESTGSQKIPSTSQPFPEEVTLKTTKDEAGPTEGASGAGDADAGGILEHKPRSSPGNVGAGKPQAGSNASLTSEESKTGLVAEAPSGVTAARVDVANSGKPRIDANIDLPVSLSSAEPVTDKSPGVGWKASVADVKAKKEAGDQAVLAGHVDQEEPATALTLESQNTAEVVVATPSEVEKVTAKGEQGAEHRTVGAKDPMLHVHAEGGVVPANQLGAASRLPESAVDVEMETVDICGKTPGRDAVVESVARFTDASGPTHVNEPKPAPEMMISERVPSVGNGSAYRALAFVLEVAMLGSVSLWAISALPFSVLLSVLVVALPLVIFWAVFMSPQAPIRLRWPVQPIVAHLLFAGGAGLLFAANQPTIGLTMGALTLFSAILTVVQRAMLLETGIVAPPYQKPAGRRAAR; translated from the coding sequence ATGAAAAAGAAGCTGCGCGGGAAAACACAGGGTATGAAGCAGGCCGTTGGCAGTAGGCCGGAAGCTGCCAAGATAAAGCCCGGTGTGCCAGTATCCTCGGAATCAACTGGTTCACAGAAGATCCCCTCGACCTCACAGCCGTTCCCCGAAGAAGTCACGCTGAAGACGACGAAAGATGAAGCGGGACCCACGGAGGGGGCGTCTGGGGCCGGTGATGCCGATGCAGGCGGGATCCTGGAGCATAAGCCGAGATCATCTCCAGGAAACGTTGGTGCCGGTAAACCTCAGGCTGGTTCCAACGCGAGCCTAACCTCGGAAGAGTCGAAGACCGGCTTGGTGGCGGAGGCGCCTAGTGGTGTGACCGCGGCCCGAGTCGATGTTGCCAATTCAGGCAAGCCTCGCATTGATGCAAATATCGATTTGCCGGTATCGCTCTCCTCGGCTGAGCCCGTCACCGATAAATCCCCGGGGGTGGGATGGAAGGCATCAGTCGCGGATGTTAAAGCCAAGAAGGAAGCAGGCGATCAGGCCGTTCTGGCCGGCCATGTCGATCAGGAGGAACCGGCCACCGCTTTAACCTTGGAGTCGCAAAATACTGCAGAAGTAGTTGTTGCGACTCCTTCCGAAGTGGAAAAAGTTACCGCGAAGGGAGAACAAGGGGCGGAGCACAGAACCGTCGGCGCCAAGGACCCGATGTTGCATGTACACGCTGAAGGTGGAGTCGTTCCAGCTAATCAGCTCGGAGCCGCATCCAGGTTGCCTGAATCGGCTGTTGATGTGGAAATGGAAACCGTCGATATTTGCGGGAAGACACCTGGAAGGGACGCAGTGGTCGAGTCCGTTGCGCGTTTTACGGATGCCTCTGGGCCAACACATGTCAATGAGCCCAAACCCGCCCCGGAAATGATGATTTCGGAGCGTGTACCTTCCGTGGGCAACGGCTCGGCCTATCGTGCCCTGGCTTTCGTGCTTGAGGTGGCCATGCTGGGCTCCGTAAGTCTTTGGGCTATCAGCGCGTTACCTTTCTCGGTGCTCCTCTCGGTGCTGGTGGTGGCCTTGCCGCTGGTGATCTTCTGGGCTGTGTTCATGTCGCCTCAGGCCCCCATCCGATTGCGCTGGCCAGTCCAACCCATAGTCGCCCATCTGTTGTTCGCCGGGGGAGCCGGGCTGCTCTTTGCTGCGAACCAGCCGACCATTGGTCTGACGATGGGTGCGCTGACGCTGTTCAGTGCGATCCTGACCGTCGTCCAACGAGCGATGCTGCTTGAAACCGGAATTGTTGCTCCTCCTTACCAAAAACCCGCTGGTCGGCGCGCTGCACGCTAG
- the crcB gene encoding fluoride efflux transporter CrcB: MTVLLLALAGGLGAGLRFMIDGLVRARFRTALPVGTILINVSGSVLLGFVTGLGALHCLTPTVALILGTGLLGGYTTFSTASVETVRLIQSRRTTLALINALGTMAAGVLAAFAGAGLALLL, encoded by the coding sequence ATGACCGTCCTGCTGCTCGCTCTCGCTGGCGGGCTCGGCGCCGGGCTCCGTTTCATGATCGACGGATTGGTGAGGGCAAGGTTCCGTACAGCGCTCCCAGTAGGAACGATACTCATCAATGTCTCGGGATCGGTACTTCTCGGTTTCGTTACGGGGCTTGGCGCGCTCCATTGTCTCACCCCAACCGTTGCCCTGATTCTCGGAACCGGATTGTTGGGCGGGTACACCACGTTCAGCACCGCCAGTGTTGAAACCGTAAGGCTAATTCAATCGCGAAGGACCACGCTAGCCTTGATCAATGCCCTGGGAACTATGGCGGCCGGTGTACTCGCTGCATTCGCCGGAGCTGGCCTGGCCTTGCTGCTCTAG
- a CDS encoding fluoride efflux transporter FluC, with protein sequence MEQGKPSPADPGPDREHLPREIDVALTVPPQRPIHLHPGYVLLVMAGGCFGASARYGLELLLPAPYGWPVPTLIINVFGAFLLGVLLEGLVRRGPDTGRRRFLRLLVGTGFMGAFTTYSSLSVDAMHLFDAGRGLVAFLYLGASLLLGTGAAFVGIWAAARQYRQPPGHDVDPLGLSRGQQ encoded by the coding sequence ATGGAACAGGGCAAGCCTTCTCCCGCGGACCCTGGCCCGGACCGGGAACACCTCCCGAGAGAAATTGACGTCGCTCTCACGGTCCCGCCCCAACGCCCCATCCATCTGCATCCCGGCTATGTTTTGCTGGTCATGGCAGGCGGTTGTTTCGGCGCATCTGCCCGCTACGGTTTGGAATTACTCCTGCCAGCCCCGTACGGTTGGCCCGTTCCGACCTTGATCATCAACGTTTTCGGTGCCTTTCTCTTGGGCGTACTACTCGAGGGCCTGGTCCGACGAGGCCCGGATACGGGACGACGACGTTTCCTCCGTCTGCTGGTGGGCACCGGCTTCATGGGAGCATTCACCACCTACAGCAGCCTGTCCGTAGATGCCATGCATTTATTTGATGCTGGCCGCGGGCTAGTGGCTTTTCTGTATCTCGGAGCAAGCCTCCTTCTAGGAACCGGAGCTGCTTTCGTCGGAATCTGGGCTGCCGCGAGGCAATATCGTCAGCCCCCCGGCCATGACGTCGATCCGCTGGGCTTAAGTCGGGGGCAGCAATGA
- a CDS encoding universal stress protein — translation MTGPIVAGIMPGQPLAVVRHCAALASGLNVGIVFVYVDASRYLVKEKGDTSALIDPDGIDEPGDGDRLIGLLRQRIDVELAGTAIDWALVSEAGEPARSLNRLADRVQASVILVGTRERGVEALLEELVMGSVAVHLAHHQARPVMIVPLDPQPEHERL, via the coding sequence ATGACCGGCCCCATTGTCGCGGGGATAATGCCGGGTCAGCCGCTCGCCGTCGTTCGCCACTGTGCAGCGCTTGCCAGCGGGCTGAACGTTGGCATCGTCTTCGTCTATGTGGATGCCAGCCGCTATCTCGTGAAAGAGAAGGGTGATACTTCGGCCCTCATCGACCCCGATGGGATCGATGAGCCCGGCGATGGCGATCGCCTTATAGGGCTACTCCGCCAAAGGATCGACGTCGAGCTGGCAGGCACTGCCATCGACTGGGCCTTGGTTTCGGAGGCTGGAGAACCCGCTCGTTCCCTGAACCGCCTGGCGGATAGGGTCCAGGCGTCCGTGATCCTCGTGGGCACCCGCGAACGCGGGGTTGAAGCGTTACTGGAGGAACTCGTAATGGGTTCCGTTGCCGTGCATCTTGCCCACCACCAGGCCCGTCCGGTGATGATCGTCCCGCTGGACCCGCAACCGGAGCATGAGCGGCTTTGA